From one Oncorhynchus clarkii lewisi isolate Uvic-CL-2024 chromosome 6, UVic_Ocla_1.0, whole genome shotgun sequence genomic stretch:
- the LOC139410605 gene encoding mothers against decapentaplegic homolog 4 — translation MSITNTPSSNDACLSIVHSLMCHRQGGESETFAKRAIESLVKKLKEKKDELDSLITAITTNGAHPSKCVTIGRTLDGRLQVAGRKGFPHVIYTRLWRWPDLHKNELKHVKYCQFAFDLKCDSVCVNPYHYDRVVSPGIDLSSLQLTSSAPSLGLMVKDEFDFDGQAPLPTMDGGHSLQTIQHPPSSRGGPPSEPFGTPGLLSPSDASTASTSAFPSISVGSGNATSTWTRNSSFTPNMPHHQNGHLQHHPPMPPPGHYWPVHNELGFQPPISNHPAPDYWCSIAYFEMDVQVGETFKVPSTGPVVTVDGYVDPSGGDRFCLGQLSNVHRTEAIERARLHIGKGIQLEGKGEGDVWVRCLSDHAVFVQSYYLDREAGRAPGDAVHKIYPSAYIKVFDLRQCHRQMQQQAATAQAAAAAQAAAVAGNIPGPGSVGGIAPAISLSAAAGIGVDDLRRLCILRMSFVKGWGPDYPRTSIKETPCWIEIHLHRALQLLDEVLHTMPIGDPQPLD, via the exons ATGTCTATCACCAACACGCCTTCGAGTAATGATGCTTGCCTGAGCATTGTACACAGCTTGATGTGTCACAGgcaagggggagagagcgagacctTTGCCAAGCGGGCAATAGAAAGCCTGGTGAAAAAGCTGAAGGAGAAGAAGGATGAACTGGACTCCCTAATCACAGCCATCACCACCAATGGAGCTCATCCCAGCAAGTGTGTCACCATTGGGCGGACTCTGGATGGCCGTTTGCAG GTGGCAGGGCGGAAAGGGTTTCCCCACGTGATCTACACTCGGTTGTGGAGATGGCCTGATCTGCATAAAAATGAACTGAAACATGTGAAATATTGCCAGTTTGCGTTTGACCTGAAGTGTGACAGCGTTTGCGTGAACCCATACCACTACGACCGGGTGGTGTCTCCGGGTATTG ATCTATCAAGTTTGCAACTTACCAGCTCCG CTCCAAGCCTGGGACTGATGGTTAAAGATGAATTCGACTTTGATGGCCAGGCCCCACTGCCCACCATGGACGGGGGTCACTCCCTCCAGACCATTCAGCACCCCCCCTCTAGCCGAGGTGGGCCCCCCTCAGAGCCCTTCGGCACCCCTGGCCTGCTGTCCCCCTCTGACGCCAGCACCGCCTCCACCTCCGCCTTCCCCAGCATCTCTGTCGGATCAGGAA ATGCCACCTCCACCTGGACTAGAAATAGCAGCTTCACGCCCAACATGCCTCACCATCAGAATGGGCACCTGCAACACCACCCACCCATGCCTCCTCCAGGACATTACT GGCCTGTGCACAACGAGCTTGGCTTCCAGCCACCCATATCCAACCATCCAG CGCCAGACTACTGGTGTTCCATCGCCTACTTTGAGATGGACGTGCAGGTGGGCGAGACCTTCAAGGTGCCCTCCACTGGCCCCGTCGTGACGGTGGATGGCTATGTGGACCCGTCTGGCGGAGACCGCTTCTGCCTAGGCCAGCTGAGCAACGTGCACCGGACCGAGGCCATCGAAAGAGCCAG GCTCCACATCGGTAAGGGGATCCAGTTGGAAGGTAAAGGTGAAGGGGACGTGTGGGTACGCTGCCTCAGCGACCACGCCGTGTTCGTGCAGAGCTATTACCTGGACCGGGAAGCCGGCCGCGCCCCTGGCGACGCTGTGCACAAGATCTACCCCAGCGCCTACATCAAG GTGTTTGACCTGCGTCAGTGCCACAGGCAGATGCAGCAGCAGGCAGCGACGGCGCAGGCGGCAGCCGCGGCTCAGGCAGCCGCCGTGGCTGGGAACATCCCTGGGCCGGGCTCTGTGGGAGGCATCGCTCCTGCCATCA GCCTTTCAGCTGCTGCCGGCATCGGAGTGGACGACCTGAGGAGACTGTGCATCCTGCGCATGAGCTTCGTCAAGGGCTGGGGTCCCGACTACCCCCGGACGAGCATCAAGGAGACCCCGTGCTGGATTGAGATCCACCTACACCGGGCCCTCCAGCTACTGGACGAGGTGCTGCACACCATGCCAATCGGTGACCCCCAGCCCCTGGACTGA
- the LOC139410607 gene encoding zinc phosphodiesterase ELAC protein 1, whose amino-acid sequence MTMDLTFLGTGSAYPSPHRGASALVLRTEGECWLFDCGEGTQTQLMKSQLKASRITKVFISHLHGDHLFGLPGLLCTVSLNLNPCPTQPPTCVDIYGPQGLRQFLRVALELTSSQLLFPYSVHELEPTTDQCPTEGQLSPDVTADSGRLHPQERAGRTIPLDVNSDCYVILEEKRFVVKAFRLFHRVPSFGFSVQEHDWPGRLNTELLKDLGLKPGPLYGRLKAGESVTLENGQVVKPSEVLEEAIPGRKVCVLGDCSSLLGEGPLRACHRADILVHEATLSDEHREKAVDHGHSTPSMAAAVAQACCARMLVLYHFSQRYKPASQHKEGDEDDVVELRRQAEEALQGTGIEVTLAEDFLTIPIPLIRLH is encoded by the exons atgaccATGGACCTAACTTTTCTGGGGACAGGGTCGGCATATCCTTCCCCCCATCGTGGCGCTTCTGCCCTCGTACTCAGAACAGAAGGGGAGTGTTGGCTGTTTGACTGCGGAGAAGGGACGCAAACTCAACTGATGAAGAGTCAATTGAAGGCTA GCCGAATCACCAAAGTGTTCATCTCTCACCTGCATGGTGATCACCTCTTTGGTCTACCAGGGCTACTGTGCACTGTGAGCCTAAACCTCAACCCCTGTCCCACCCAGCCTCCAACATGTGTGGATATCTATGGTCCCCAGGGTCTCAGGCAGTTCCTGAGGGTGGCATTAGAGCTCACCAGCTCCCAGCTTCTCTTCCCCTATTCAGTACATGAGCTAGAGCCCACCACTGACCAGTGTCCTACAGAGGGTCAGCTAAGCCCTGACGTCACAGCAGATTCTGGGCGTCTCCATCCCCAAGAACGCGCCGGCCGAACAATCCCCCTGGATGTCAACAGTGACTGCTATGTTATACTGGAGGAGAAGCGTTTTGTTGTGAAGGCGTTCCGTTTGTTCCATCGGGTACCCTCCTTCGGGTTCTCTGTTCAAGAACATGATTGGCCAGGGCGTTTGAACACAGAACTACTGAAGGATCTTG GTTTGAAGCCTGGACCACTCTATGGGCGACTGAAAGCTGGTGAGTCAGTGACATTGGAAAATGGACAAGTGGTGAAGCCCAGTGAGGTGCTGGAGGAAGCCATTCCAGGGAGAAAAGTTTGTGTTTTAGGGGATTGCAGCTCGTTATTGGGGGAGGGACCCCTGAGGGCCTGTCACAGAGCTGACATCCTGGTGCATGAGGCCACCCTGTCAGATGAGCATCGGGAGAAGGCAGTGGACCATGGGCACAGCACACCTAGTATGGCAGCTGCAGTGGCACAGGCCTGTTGTGCACGTATGCTGGTGCTCTACCATTTCAGTCAGAGGTATAAGCCGGCCAGCCAGCACAAAGAGGGTGATGAGGATGATGTCGTGGAGCTCAGGAGACAAGCTGAGGAGGCTTTGCAGGGCACAGGCATAGAGGTGACCCTGGCGGAGGACTTTCTCACGATACCCATACCCCTCATAAGGCTTCACTGA
- the LOC139410608 gene encoding aprataxin: protein MSICLLISKNGRHKPINLPHLQTVVLGRSPETTIKDQKCSREQVELKADCNKGYISVKQLGVNPTSVDSEVVGKGNQVEMRSGQQLHMVNELYPYTVCFKEDPSNSQSSVGTKRPCGPASEEREFHREPPGHKVPRKTEDSTQCKHGGSTSTNTRPEPQTTEKTETLGYWSQGLKASMQDPKMQVYKDDRVVVIMDKYPKAHYHWLVLPWESIPSLKTLHRGHCDLLRHMNQVADRIVQQQCPDAGLLHFRQGYHAIPSMSHVHLHVISQDFDSPWLKNKKHWNSFTTDYFIESQEVIQMLEKDGKVTVKQGTNELLKLPLCCHVCGMVLSTIPQLKEHLKSHPYGRL, encoded by the coding sequence ATGTCTATTTGTTTGCTGATCAGCAAAAATGGAAGGCATAAACCGATTAATCTACCTCACCTACAGACAGTTGTCTTGGGTCGGAGTCCAGAAACAACGATAAAAGACCAAAAATGTTCCAGGGAGCAAGTTGAGCTCAAGGCTGACTGCAACAAAGGGTATATCAGTGTAAAACAACTGGGTGTCAACCCCACTAGTGTGGACTCTGAGGTGGTGGGTAAAGGCAACCAAGTGGAGATGAGATCTGGCCAGCAGCTGCACATGGTCAATGAGCTGTACCCTTATACTGTGTGCTTCAAAGAGGATCCATCCAACTCTCAGTCCAGTGTGGGCACCAAGAGGCCCTGTGGGCCTGCCTCAGAGGAGCGGGAGTTTCACAGAGAGCCCCCCGGGCATAAAGTACCAAGGAAAACAGAGGACTCCACTCAGTGCAAGCATGGAGGGTCCACCTCCACTAACACACGGCCTGAACCTCAAACAACAGAGAAAACAGAAACTTTAGGATATTGGAGCCAAGGATTGAAAGCCTCAATGCAAGACCCCAAAATGCAGGTCTACAAGGATGACAGAGTAGTTGTTATCATGGACAAGTACCCCAAGGCTCACTACCACTGGCTGGTCCTGCCCTGGGAGTCCATCCCCAGTCTGAAGACACTGCACAGGGGGCACTGTGATCTGTTGAGGCACATGAACCAGGTAGCAGACAGGATTGTACAACAACAGTGCCCCGATGCTGGCCTGTTACACTTCCGCCAGGGCTACCACGCCATCCCCAGTATGAGCCATGTCCATCTACACGTGATCAGCCAGGACTTTGACTCCCCTTGGTTAAAGAACAAGAAACACTGGAATTCATTCACAACCGACTATTTCATAGAATCTCAAGAAGTCATCCAGATGCTGGAAAAGGATGGGAAGGTCACGGTAAAACAAGGGACAAATGAGTTGTTGAAACTACCTCTCTGCTGTCACGTGTGTGGCATGGTGCTGTCCACCATACCACAACTTAAGGAGCACCTGAAATCTCACCCCTATGGTAGATTGTGA